The proteins below are encoded in one region of Streptomyces ficellus:
- the trpD gene encoding anthranilate phosphoribosyltransferase, which translates to MSAVNPAGGDTAAGRSWPDVLNALLEGRDQSADATAWAMDRIMRGEATDAQIAGFAVALRAKGETVEEITGLVRAMYAHANLIDVPGPTVDLVGTGGDGAKTVNISTMAAIVVAGTGAKVVKHGNRAASSASGSSDVLEKLGVNLDLTPRRVAEVAEEAGITFCFAVKFHPALRHVAAARKELGIRTTFNFLGPLTNPARVRAQATGVADARMAPIMAGVLAERGSSALVFRGDDGLDELTTTATSRVWVVRDGSVRAETFDPRDVGIDLVPVEALRGADASYNADVARRMLGGETGPVRDAVLLNAAAALVALEPSDAPLTDRLASGIRRAAEAVDTGAARAALERWVTASNA; encoded by the coding sequence ATGAGCGCTGTGAACCCCGCTGGAGGCGACACCGCGGCGGGCCGCTCATGGCCCGACGTCCTGAACGCCCTCCTGGAAGGACGCGACCAGAGCGCCGACGCCACGGCATGGGCGATGGACCGCATCATGCGGGGCGAGGCCACCGACGCCCAGATCGCCGGCTTCGCCGTCGCGCTGCGGGCCAAGGGCGAGACCGTCGAGGAGATCACCGGCCTGGTCCGCGCCATGTACGCGCACGCCAACCTCATCGACGTCCCCGGCCCGACCGTCGACCTCGTCGGCACCGGCGGCGACGGCGCCAAGACCGTCAACATCTCCACCATGGCCGCGATCGTCGTCGCCGGCACCGGCGCCAAGGTCGTCAAGCACGGCAACCGCGCCGCGTCCTCCGCCTCCGGCTCCTCCGACGTCCTGGAGAAACTGGGCGTCAACCTCGACCTCACGCCCCGGCGGGTCGCGGAGGTCGCCGAAGAAGCCGGCATCACCTTCTGCTTCGCCGTGAAGTTCCACCCCGCGCTGCGCCACGTGGCCGCCGCCCGCAAGGAACTGGGCATCCGCACCACGTTCAACTTCCTCGGCCCGCTGACCAACCCGGCGCGCGTGCGGGCGCAGGCCACCGGCGTCGCCGACGCCCGGATGGCCCCCATCATGGCCGGGGTGCTCGCCGAGCGCGGCTCCTCCGCCCTGGTGTTCCGCGGCGACGACGGGCTGGACGAGCTGACCACCACGGCCACCTCCCGTGTGTGGGTCGTCCGCGACGGCTCGGTGCGAGCGGAGACGTTCGACCCGCGTGACGTGGGCATCGACCTCGTGCCCGTCGAGGCGCTGCGCGGCGCGGACGCCTCGTACAACGCGGACGTGGCCCGCCGGATGCTGGGCGGCGAGACCGGGCCCGTACGGGACGCGGTCCTGCTCAACGCGGCGGCCGCGCTGGTCGCCCTGGAGCCCTCGGACGCGCCGCTGACGGACCGCCTCGCGTCGGGCATCCGCCGCGCGGCCGAAGCCGTCGACACGGGCGCGGCGAGGGCGGCGCTGGAACGCTGGGTCACGGCGAGCAACGCGTAA
- a CDS encoding aminotransferase class V-fold PLP-dependent enzyme: MSVTTIAADQSVCAHLSVLGRDVTVPLVTGGEVTYAALDYAASAPALQRVWDDVAAYAPYYGSVHRGAGYLSQLSTDLFENSRVAVAEFLDCREDDQVVFTRSTTDSLNLLAAALPEGCQVFVFETEHHASLLPWRDARVTYLDAPRTPGEAVRTLERALADRDPYGPALVCVTGASNVTGELWPVRELAAAAHAHGARIVLDAAQLAPHHPVSVRELDVDWVAFSGHKLYAPFGSGVLAGRADWLTGAEPYLAGGGASRKVARRTDGGVDVEWHTTAARHEAGSPNVIGVYAIASACKALTEAGFGDLVAREQYLIGKVREGLAEVPEVKVLSLFGDEAPRVGVISFVVRGWNSSHFAAALSAEYGIGVRDGLFCAHPLVRTLLGSDPQDVGECGAPDGGTTSLNAIRVSFGAGTPDEHVDRFVRAVKELVRDGARWNYRTEDGRCVPDRG, encoded by the coding sequence ATGTCTGTCACCACCATTGCCGCCGACCAGTCCGTTTGTGCCCATCTGTCCGTTCTGGGGCGGGATGTCACCGTGCCGCTGGTCACCGGCGGTGAGGTCACCTACGCCGCGCTCGACTACGCCGCCAGCGCCCCGGCCCTCCAGCGGGTGTGGGACGACGTGGCCGCGTACGCGCCGTACTACGGCAGCGTGCACCGGGGCGCCGGGTACCTGTCGCAGCTGTCGACCGACCTGTTCGAGAACAGCCGCGTGGCGGTGGCGGAGTTCCTGGACTGCCGCGAGGACGACCAGGTCGTCTTCACCCGGTCGACCACGGACTCGCTGAACCTGCTGGCCGCCGCGCTGCCGGAGGGCTGCCAGGTCTTCGTGTTCGAGACCGAGCACCACGCCTCGCTGCTGCCCTGGCGGGACGCGCGGGTCACCTACCTCGACGCGCCCCGCACCCCGGGCGAGGCGGTCCGGACGCTGGAGAGGGCGCTGGCGGACCGGGACCCGTACGGGCCGGCCCTGGTGTGTGTGACCGGCGCGTCCAACGTGACCGGCGAGCTGTGGCCGGTGCGGGAGCTGGCCGCCGCCGCCCACGCGCACGGCGCCCGGATCGTCCTGGACGCGGCCCAGCTGGCGCCCCACCACCCGGTGTCCGTGCGGGAGTTGGACGTCGACTGGGTGGCGTTCTCCGGGCACAAGCTGTACGCGCCGTTCGGCTCCGGTGTCCTCGCCGGGCGGGCCGACTGGCTGACCGGGGCCGAGCCGTACCTGGCCGGCGGGGGCGCGTCCCGCAAGGTGGCTCGGCGGACCGACGGCGGGGTGGACGTCGAGTGGCACACCACCGCCGCCCGGCACGAGGCCGGATCGCCCAACGTCATCGGGGTGTACGCGATCGCCTCCGCGTGCAAGGCGCTGACCGAGGCCGGGTTCGGCGACCTGGTCGCCCGCGAGCAGTACCTGATCGGCAAGGTCCGCGAGGGGCTCGCCGAGGTGCCCGAGGTGAAGGTGCTGTCGCTCTTCGGCGACGAGGCGCCCCGGGTCGGTGTCATCTCCTTCGTGGTGCGGGGCTGGAACAGCTCGCACTTCGCGGCGGCCCTCTCCGCCGAGTACGGAATCGGCGTCCGCGACGGCCTGTTCTGCGCCCACCCGCTGGTGCGCACCCTGCTGGGCAGCGACCCGCAGGACGTCGGCGAGTGCGGGGCGCCCGACGGCGGGACGACCTCGCTGAACGCCATCCGCGTCAGCTTCGGGGCGGGGACGCCGGACGAGCACGTCGACCGGTTCGTTCGGGCCGTGAAGGAGCTCGTCCGGGACGGGGCACGCTGGAACTACCGTACGGAGGACGGGCGCTGTGTGCCCGACCGCGGCTGA
- a CDS encoding SLC13 family permease — translation MILSPSRAAWLGGALGLCTLLAVPSRFPGLGADARLTLAVFVLAAVAWIATPVDDTYVALGAGLALTATGVISSETLFATLGDETIWLLICAFVLAAAVTRTGLAGRAAAFLVGGARTVRQLVHLTTAALVVTSFAVPATSGRAALALPVFLALARVLADRRRLVVMLALLFPTVVLLSAVATLIGAGAHLITVNVLWEQTGQRLGFVQWLLLGLPLAIVSSHLAAEAVLLTTTTRADRRAPVRVTPADIGAHSPTPVTGPLSPTESRCALLLATVVVLWCSEPLHRVPPAVVALIGAVVAASPALGTVRLKDGLRTVPWPLLLFMAATMAMGVALADSGAASWLVAGLPVHAPPWLFLTVVVLVSTAAHLVLQSRSARSSVLVPLVVVAAAAAGVNPVAAALASTAAAGFCHTLPASAKPVALFSDLPDGVPTYTPRDLLRLSAVLAPLTAGLVLLFALTVWPLLGVPVLLETQP, via the coding sequence GTGATCCTCTCCCCCAGCCGGGCGGCATGGCTCGGCGGCGCGCTCGGTCTGTGCACGCTGCTGGCCGTGCCGTCGCGCTTCCCCGGCCTCGGCGCCGACGCGCGCCTGACGCTCGCCGTCTTCGTGCTCGCCGCCGTCGCCTGGATCGCGACCCCCGTCGACGACACCTACGTCGCCCTGGGCGCGGGGCTCGCGCTCACCGCGACCGGGGTGATCAGCAGCGAGACCCTCTTCGCCACCCTCGGCGACGAAACGATCTGGCTGCTGATCTGCGCGTTCGTCCTGGCCGCCGCGGTCACCCGGACGGGCCTGGCCGGGCGGGCGGCGGCCTTCCTGGTCGGCGGCGCCCGTACGGTGCGCCAGCTGGTCCACCTGACCACCGCCGCGCTCGTCGTCACCTCGTTCGCCGTGCCCGCCACCTCGGGGCGGGCCGCGCTGGCGCTGCCCGTGTTCCTGGCCCTGGCCAGGGTCCTCGCGGACCGCCGGCGGCTGGTGGTGATGCTGGCGCTGCTGTTCCCGACGGTGGTGCTGCTGTCCGCCGTCGCCACCCTGATCGGCGCAGGGGCGCACCTGATCACCGTCAACGTCCTGTGGGAGCAGACCGGGCAGCGGCTGGGGTTCGTCCAGTGGCTGCTGCTGGGGCTGCCGCTCGCGATCGTGTCGTCCCACCTCGCCGCGGAGGCCGTCCTGCTCACCACCACCACCCGGGCCGACCGGCGCGCCCCGGTGCGCGTCACCCCCGCCGACATCGGGGCCCACTCCCCCACCCCGGTCACCGGGCCCCTGTCCCCCACCGAGTCGCGCTGCGCCCTGCTGCTGGCCACGGTGGTGGTGCTGTGGTGCAGCGAGCCGTTGCACCGGGTGCCCCCGGCGGTGGTCGCGCTGATCGGCGCGGTGGTGGCCGCGTCACCGGCGCTCGGGACGGTACGCCTCAAGGACGGCCTGCGGACGGTCCCGTGGCCGCTGCTGCTGTTCATGGCGGCGACGATGGCGATGGGCGTGGCGCTCGCCGACTCGGGCGCCGCCTCCTGGCTGGTGGCGGGTCTGCCGGTGCACGCGCCGCCGTGGCTGTTCCTCACCGTCGTCGTCCTGGTGAGCACCGCCGCCCACCTCGTCCTCCAGTCCCGCTCGGCCCGCTCGTCGGTGCTCGTGCCGCTGGTGGTCGTCGCGGCGGCCGCGGCGGGCGTCAACCCGGTGGCCGCCGCGCTGGCCTCGACCGCCGCGGCCGGGTTCTGCCACACGCTGCCCGCCTCCGCGAAGCCGGTCGCCCTGTTCTCCGACCTCCCCGACGGGGTGCCCACCTACACCCCGCGCGACCTGCTGCGGCTGTCGGCGGTGCTCGCCCCGCTCACGGCGGGCCTGGTCCTGCTGTTCGCCCTGACCGTCTGGCCGCTGCTCGGCGTGCCCGTCCTCCTGGAGACCCAGCCATGA
- a CDS encoding response regulator transcription factor has protein sequence MNRILIAEDEERIASFVEKGLRANAFTTTVAADGDTALDYAVTGGFDLMVLDIGLPGRDGFTVLRQLREARVTLPVIVLTARDSVRDTVAGLEGGADDWMTKPFRFEELLARVRLRLRTAARAPEVTVLRSGDLSLDLRTRRARADARTVDLTAREFVLLELFLRHPGQVLSREQILSHVWGYDFDPGSNIVDVYVRALRKKLGAGRLQTVRGMGYRMP, from the coding sequence GTGAACCGCATCCTGATCGCCGAGGACGAGGAGCGGATCGCCTCCTTCGTCGAGAAGGGCCTGCGCGCCAACGCCTTCACCACCACCGTCGCGGCCGACGGCGACACCGCGCTCGACTACGCCGTCACCGGCGGCTTCGACCTGATGGTGCTGGACATCGGCCTGCCCGGCCGGGACGGCTTCACCGTGCTGCGCCAGCTCCGCGAGGCCCGGGTGACGCTCCCGGTGATCGTGCTGACGGCCCGCGACTCGGTGCGCGACACGGTGGCCGGTCTGGAGGGCGGCGCCGACGACTGGATGACCAAGCCGTTCCGCTTCGAGGAACTCCTGGCGCGGGTACGGCTGCGGCTGCGCACCGCCGCCCGCGCGCCCGAGGTGACGGTGCTGCGCAGCGGTGACCTCAGCCTGGACCTGCGCACCCGCCGGGCCCGCGCCGACGCGCGCACGGTCGACCTGACGGCCCGTGAGTTCGTGCTGCTGGAGCTGTTCCTCCGCCACCCCGGTCAGGTCCTGTCACGCGAGCAGATCCTGTCCCACGTATGGGGGTACGACTTCGACCCCGGCTCGAACATCGTGGACGTGTACGTGCGGGCGCTCCGCAAGAAGCTGGGCGCGGGGCGGCTCCAGACCGTGCGCGGCATGGGCTACCGGATGCCCTGA
- a CDS encoding sensor histidine kinase — protein MTTAVTTSVTTTDRRVSARVRILLWLLLVMAVALVAVAMTTRSILLRDVDHRISQLLTQETREFANFVDQGVDPDTGDAFTEPRRLLEVFLQRQYSDPDEELLGLTRGTGGAPAVLRQPRDTTGAALHRDRDALARIFASPARSGTLDRPQGEVRWAKVAIQPAGDTPPGAFVVAFHAGHEQAIAAEAFRTQLAISGVALLMTTGIGWAVAGRILAPVRLVRRAAEQLTEQDLTRRIPVRGRDDIALLAETFNAMLDRLERAFAAQREFVDDAGHELRTPITIVRGHLELMGDDPAEQAETVRLVTDELDRMSRIVEDLLLLAKAERPDFVTPEPVQLGELTADVFVKARALGERDWVLDGVADRQAELDPQRITQAMVQLAQNAVQHTVPGQRIGIGSRAAGGRIELYVADTGPGVQAEDAAVIFERFRRGTARRGTRAGGGAGLGLSIVKAIAEGHRGRVELRTTEGGGATFVLVLEEDA, from the coding sequence ATGACGACCGCGGTGACGACTTCGGTGACGACAACTGACCGCCGCGTCTCCGCCCGCGTACGGATCCTGCTCTGGCTGCTGCTGGTGATGGCCGTGGCGCTGGTCGCCGTGGCGATGACGACCCGCTCCATCCTGCTGCGCGACGTGGACCACCGGATCAGCCAGCTCCTGACGCAGGAGACCCGCGAGTTCGCCAACTTCGTCGACCAGGGCGTCGACCCTGACACCGGCGACGCGTTCACCGAGCCGCGCCGGCTGCTGGAGGTGTTCCTCCAGCGCCAGTACTCCGACCCCGACGAGGAACTCCTGGGCCTCACCCGGGGCACCGGCGGCGCGCCCGCCGTGCTGCGGCAGCCGCGCGACACGACCGGCGCCGCCCTGCACCGCGACCGTGACGCGCTCGCCCGGATCTTCGCCTCCCCCGCCCGCTCCGGCACCCTGGACCGCCCGCAGGGCGAGGTGCGGTGGGCCAAGGTGGCCATCCAGCCGGCGGGCGACACCCCGCCCGGGGCGTTCGTCGTCGCGTTCCACGCCGGCCACGAGCAGGCCATCGCCGCCGAGGCGTTCCGCACCCAGCTCGCCATCTCGGGCGTGGCGCTGCTGATGACGACCGGTATCGGCTGGGCGGTCGCGGGCCGCATCCTCGCCCCCGTACGCCTGGTCCGCCGCGCCGCCGAGCAGCTCACCGAGCAGGACCTCACCCGCCGCATCCCGGTGCGCGGCCGCGACGACATCGCGCTGCTCGCCGAGACGTTCAACGCCATGCTGGACCGGCTGGAACGGGCGTTCGCGGCCCAGCGCGAGTTCGTCGACGACGCCGGGCACGAGCTGCGCACGCCCATCACGATCGTGCGCGGCCACCTGGAGCTGATGGGCGACGACCCGGCGGAGCAGGCGGAGACCGTCCGGCTGGTCACCGACGAACTGGACCGGATGAGCCGGATCGTGGAGGACCTGCTGCTCCTCGCCAAGGCCGAACGCCCCGACTTCGTCACCCCCGAGCCCGTCCAGCTGGGCGAGCTGACCGCCGACGTGTTCGTGAAGGCGCGGGCGCTCGGCGAGCGCGACTGGGTCCTGGACGGCGTCGCCGACCGGCAGGCGGAGCTGGACCCGCAGCGCATCACCCAGGCGATGGTGCAGCTGGCGCAGAACGCCGTCCAGCACACCGTGCCCGGGCAGCGGATAGGGATCGGCTCGCGCGCGGCGGGCGGCCGGATCGAGCTCTACGTCGCCGACACCGGGCCCGGTGTGCAGGCGGAGGACGCGGCCGTGATCTTCGAGCGGTTCCGGCGGGGCACGGCCCGCCGGGGCACCCGCGCGGGCGGCGGCGCCGGGCTCGGGCTGTCCATCGTGAAGGCCATCGCCGAGGGCCACCGCGGCCGGGTGGAGCTGCGCACCACCGAGGGCGGCGGGGCCACTTTCGTACTCGTACTGGAGGAGGACGCGTGA
- a CDS encoding Lrp/AsnC family transcriptional regulator — MITAIVLIKTSVDRIPEIAESIASLDSVSEVFSVTGTYDLIAMVRVARHDDLADVIPGRISKIPGVEATDTHVAFRTYSQHDLEAAFAIGLDA, encoded by the coding sequence GTGATCACCGCGATCGTGCTCATCAAGACCAGCGTGGACCGCATCCCCGAGATCGCCGAGTCGATCGCCTCGCTGGACAGCGTCAGCGAGGTCTTCTCCGTCACGGGTACGTACGACCTGATCGCCATGGTCCGCGTCGCCCGCCACGACGACCTGGCGGACGTCATCCCCGGCCGGATCAGCAAGATCCCGGGCGTCGAGGCGACGGACACGCACGTCGCGTTCCGCACGTACTCGCAGCACGACCTGGAGGCGGCGTTCGCGATCGGCCTGGACGCGTAA
- a CDS encoding rhomboid family intramembrane serine protease has product MIAWRGPVVTYAVIGACFLVFVISPVSGLNPSYGTGDALLAAQSSYFHRWGIVPAELLSGSPDVLLTPLTALFVSGSWLHLLGNMLFLYVFGAMTEERMGHVRFAAFYAGCGCLALLGYAAAHANSEQTLVGASGAISGVLGAFLHLFPRARVTSLFPFLFFLPLRFPAWIVLIFWFVLQWLAARGADSGPGVAYLAHVVGFCLGFLYAWVRFGRGARVKAHPAATEGEGQP; this is encoded by the coding sequence ATGATCGCTTGGCGCGGACCCGTCGTGACGTACGCCGTCATCGGCGCCTGTTTCCTGGTCTTCGTGATCAGCCCGGTGTCGGGGCTGAACCCGTCGTACGGCACCGGTGACGCGCTCCTCGCCGCCCAGAGCTCGTACTTCCACCGCTGGGGCATCGTCCCGGCCGAACTGCTGAGCGGCTCGCCGGACGTCCTGCTCACCCCGCTGACCGCGCTGTTCGTCAGCGGCAGTTGGCTGCACCTGCTCGGCAACATGCTCTTCCTGTACGTGTTCGGGGCGATGACCGAGGAGCGGATGGGGCACGTGCGGTTCGCCGCCTTCTACGCGGGCTGCGGCTGCCTCGCCCTCCTCGGGTACGCGGCGGCGCACGCGAACTCCGAGCAGACCCTGGTCGGCGCGTCCGGGGCGATCTCGGGGGTGCTGGGCGCCTTCCTCCACCTCTTCCCGAGGGCGCGGGTCACCAGCCTCTTCCCCTTCCTCTTCTTCCTCCCGCTGCGGTTCCCGGCCTGGATCGTGCTGATCTTCTGGTTCGTCCTCCAGTGGCTGGCCGCGCGGGGCGCCGACAGCGGCCCGGGAGTGGCGTACCTCGCCCACGTCGTGGGCTTCTGCCTGGGCTTCCTGTACGCGTGGGTGCGGTTCGGGCGGGGGGCTAGAGTGAAGGCCCACCCAGCGGCCACCGAGGGAGAAGGACAGCCGTGA
- a CDS encoding NYN domain-containing protein: MEQPDSGAEPAGAAGDAAEALDRPLPEGVRRRVVALVSDAFGGLTVGELPAQLRQYARFTPSRRAKFAGNAMAAALEGDPLFRQRIGERLKEGQPELAHAVESGSPPAAADPVDVAATAYVLRPAGWVKLVAAAGEEAQRADAERADEAGRQELERLRAELAEARAHTRAETERLRTELDAAKKEAESLQRKLRSAQSDVKRGEAALRRSQADIDGVRAEAAAQVSAAESETRRLKSRLGEAEAALEASRRAAREGRSVEDMRLRLLLDTVLESAQGLRRELALPPVSVHPADTVDAVEPGRMSPKDIAARALSETDPALLDQLLALPQAHLVVDGYNVTKTGYPTMPLEKQRLRLLGGLSALAARSGAEVTCVFDGAELAAPVLLAPPRGVRVLFSKPGVTADELIRQLVRAEPPGRPVVVVSTDREVADGVAKSGARPVASALLLKRLSRAS, translated from the coding sequence GTGGAGCAGCCCGACAGCGGAGCCGAGCCGGCCGGTGCGGCCGGTGACGCCGCGGAGGCGCTCGACCGGCCGCTGCCCGAAGGTGTGCGGCGCCGGGTCGTCGCCCTCGTCTCGGACGCCTTCGGCGGCCTGACGGTCGGGGAACTGCCCGCGCAGCTGCGCCAGTACGCCCGGTTCACCCCCTCCCGGCGGGCCAAGTTCGCCGGCAACGCCATGGCGGCCGCCCTGGAGGGCGACCCGCTGTTCCGGCAGCGGATCGGCGAGCGGCTCAAGGAGGGGCAGCCGGAGCTGGCCCACGCCGTCGAGTCCGGCTCGCCGCCGGCCGCCGCCGACCCGGTGGACGTGGCCGCGACCGCCTACGTCCTGCGCCCCGCCGGCTGGGTCAAGCTGGTCGCCGCCGCCGGTGAGGAGGCCCAGCGGGCCGACGCCGAGCGCGCCGACGAGGCGGGCCGGCAGGAGCTGGAGCGGCTGCGCGCCGAGCTCGCCGAGGCCCGCGCGCACACCAGGGCCGAGACGGAGCGGCTGCGCACCGAACTGGACGCCGCGAAGAAGGAAGCGGAATCGCTTCAGCGCAAGCTGCGCAGCGCCCAGAGCGACGTCAAGCGCGGCGAGGCGGCGCTGCGCCGCAGCCAGGCCGACATCGACGGCGTCCGCGCCGAGGCGGCCGCCCAGGTGTCCGCCGCGGAGAGCGAGACACGGCGCCTGAAGTCCCGCCTCGGCGAGGCGGAGGCCGCGCTGGAGGCCAGCCGCCGGGCCGCCCGCGAGGGCCGCTCGGTGGAGGACATGCGGCTGCGGCTGCTGCTGGACACCGTCCTGGAGTCGGCCCAGGGGCTGCGCCGCGAGCTGGCGCTGCCGCCGGTCTCGGTGCACCCGGCCGACACCGTCGACGCGGTGGAGCCGGGCCGGATGTCGCCGAAGGACATCGCCGCCCGCGCGCTGTCGGAGACCGACCCAGCGCTGCTGGACCAGCTGCTGGCGCTGCCGCAGGCGCACCTGGTCGTGGACGGCTACAACGTCACCAAGACCGGCTATCCGACGATGCCGCTGGAGAAGCAGCGGCTGCGGCTGCTCGGCGGCCTGTCCGCGCTGGCCGCCCGCAGCGGCGCCGAGGTCACCTGTGTCTTCGACGGCGCGGAACTGGCCGCCCCGGTGCTGCTCGCGCCGCCGCGCGGCGTACGGGTGCTGTTCTCCAAGCCGGGGGTGACGGCGGACGAGCTGATCCGCCAGCTGGTCCGGGCCGAGCCGCCCGGCCGGCCGGTCGTCGTGGTCTCGACCGACCGCGAAGTCGCCGACGGCGTGGCCAAGTCCGGCGCCCGGCCCGTCGCGTCCGCCTTGTTGCTGAAGCGGCTTTCGCGCGCCTCGTGA